One window from the genome of Terriglobia bacterium encodes:
- a CDS encoding HAD family hydrolase, whose translation MKRPLEVVVFDLDDTLIDTSIVFVKAREEFVAMMCQAGYARRAALRQLDDAEWHNLHHFGYVSERNLISMREAYEALVEKDGNLFSADVLRQISSIAGRCLYKLPRPLPYARTLLSWCARKYRLALLTRGSEALQYAKIDKLGVRDLFHTIHVVKLKTPDSFRGVLRSMKCHPQNAVSVGDSPRFDILNALRAGMSAVHVQYPFRKLQWNLDHETTPALHGKKFRTARNLRQVKTMLQRDDKVGNI comes from the coding sequence ATGAAGAGACCCCTTGAGGTGGTGGTGTTCGATCTGGACGATACGTTGATTGACACCAGTATTGTGTTCGTCAAAGCGCGCGAGGAGTTTGTTGCCATGATGTGCCAGGCCGGTTACGCAAGGCGCGCGGCCCTTCGCCAGCTCGACGATGCCGAATGGCACAACTTGCATCATTTTGGATACGTTTCTGAGCGCAATCTGATCTCCATGCGCGAGGCGTATGAAGCGCTCGTGGAAAAGGATGGCAATCTCTTTTCCGCGGACGTTCTTCGCCAGATTTCGAGTATCGCGGGCCGGTGCCTTTACAAATTGCCCCGCCCTTTGCCTTACGCCCGCACCCTCCTTTCATGGTGTGCGCGAAAATACCGCCTGGCATTGCTGACGCGCGGCAGCGAGGCGTTGCAATACGCCAAAATTGACAAACTAGGCGTGCGCGACCTCTTTCACACCATCCACGTGGTAAAACTAAAGACCCCCGACTCTTTTCGTGGCGTCTTACGGTCCATGAAGTGCCACCCTCAGAACGCGGTCTCCGTGGGAGACTCTCCGCGTTTCGATATCCTGAACGCTTTAAGGGCGGGAATGTCTGCCGTCCACGTGCAGTATCCTTTCCGGAAACTGCAGTGGAACCTGGACCATGAAACCACCCCGGCCCTGCATGGCAAGAAATTTCGCACCGCCAGGAACCTGCGCCAGGTAAAGACCATGCTGCAGCGCGATGACAAGGTGGGAAATATCTGA
- a CDS encoding molybdopterin-dependent oxidoreductase: MLEAEQHAVEPLRHLFDVSRRDLFKLLGAGLVVGVVAPGALAQESGRAQSESNLPNDLASWLHIGGDGKVTVFTGKVEMGQNIRTSLTQQVAEELHAPLASITLTMGDTDLTPFDLGTFGSRTTPQMGTRLRSVAASAREVLIDLAAQHWKVDRGTLSAQNGAVVNGHGGKSISFGELTQGQKLVKIAAGDPAVTSPAQWRVAGTAVGKVDGKAFVTGAHQYTSDITRPGMLHGKVFRPAAFNAKLLSVDAKKAEKLPGVTVVRDGDFIGVAAHHPDAAQQALEALEVKTQAPPQISEADLFDSLRKNLGIETRGGFGGRGGNETGSVQTAMAPAAKTLSQTYTVAYIQHAPLEPRSAVAEWQGDKLTVWTGTQRPFAVRDELAAAFHISLDHVRVKVPDTGSAYGGKHTGECAVEAARLAKAAGKPVEVVWTREEEFTWAYFRPAGVIDVKSGLAADGALVAWEFHNYNSGPSAIDTPYHVPNKKIEFHPSKNPPLRQGSYRGLAATANHFARESHMDELAALAGMDPLQFRLKNITDPRLRAAFEVAAQKFGWGKQAATPERGFGIAGGFEKNGYLATCAEVAIDRARGQVSIVRVVESFDCGAVVNPNGLKNQIEGSIVQGLGGALFEAIHFDNGRVLNPHFKDYRVPRFRDVPKIEVELIDRKDVAPAGAGETPLMGLAPAVAGAIFSATGIRLRGLPLMAKPLELKG, from the coding sequence ATGCTTGAAGCTGAGCAGCATGCGGTTGAGCCGCTGCGTCATCTGTTTGACGTCAGCCGTCGCGATCTGTTCAAGCTGCTGGGCGCGGGCCTTGTCGTCGGCGTCGTGGCGCCCGGCGCTTTGGCGCAGGAATCCGGCCGCGCGCAAAGCGAAAGCAATCTTCCCAACGATCTGGCGTCCTGGCTGCACATTGGCGGCGACGGCAAAGTCACCGTTTTCACCGGCAAGGTGGAGATGGGACAGAACATCCGCACGTCGCTGACGCAGCAGGTGGCGGAAGAGCTGCACGCTCCGCTGGCTTCCATCACGCTCACCATGGGCGATACCGACCTCACTCCCTTCGACTTGGGCACGTTCGGCAGCCGCACCACGCCGCAGATGGGCACACGGCTGCGCAGCGTCGCTGCTAGCGCGCGCGAAGTGTTGATTGACCTGGCGGCCCAGCACTGGAAGGTGGACCGCGGCACGTTGTCGGCGCAGAACGGAGCGGTGGTCAACGGGCACGGCGGCAAGAGCATCAGCTTTGGCGAACTCACTCAAGGGCAGAAGCTGGTGAAGATCGCGGCCGGAGATCCGGCGGTCACCAGTCCCGCCCAGTGGCGCGTGGCCGGCACGGCGGTGGGAAAAGTCGACGGCAAGGCATTCGTCACCGGCGCACATCAGTACACGTCAGACATTACGCGGCCGGGCATGCTGCACGGCAAAGTGTTTCGCCCGGCGGCCTTCAATGCCAAGCTGCTGTCGGTGGATGCGAAGAAAGCCGAGAAACTGCCCGGCGTAACTGTGGTTCGCGATGGGGATTTCATCGGCGTGGCCGCGCACCATCCTGATGCTGCGCAGCAGGCGCTGGAAGCTTTGGAAGTAAAGACGCAGGCCCCGCCGCAGATTTCAGAAGCCGATTTATTCGATTCCTTGCGCAAGAACCTCGGCATCGAGACCCGCGGCGGGTTCGGAGGACGCGGCGGAAACGAAACCGGCTCGGTGCAGACCGCCATGGCTCCCGCGGCCAAGACCTTGTCGCAGACCTACACCGTTGCCTATATCCAGCATGCGCCGTTGGAGCCGCGCTCCGCCGTGGCCGAATGGCAAGGCGACAAGCTGACGGTTTGGACCGGCACGCAGCGGCCGTTCGCCGTGCGCGATGAACTGGCCGCGGCCTTCCATATTTCTCTGGACCATGTGCGCGTCAAGGTCCCGGACACCGGCTCAGCCTACGGCGGGAAACACACCGGCGAGTGTGCGGTGGAAGCCGCGCGGCTGGCCAAGGCCGCCGGCAAACCGGTGGAGGTGGTTTGGACACGTGAAGAGGAATTTACCTGGGCCTATTTCCGTCCGGCGGGCGTGATTGACGTGAAAAGCGGCCTCGCCGCCGACGGCGCTCTGGTCGCCTGGGAATTTCACAACTACAACTCCGGCCCTTCGGCCATTGACACGCCCTATCACGTACCCAACAAGAAGATTGAATTTCACCCTTCGAAGAACCCGCCGCTGCGCCAGGGATCGTACCGCGGCTTGGCGGCCACGGCCAACCACTTCGCGCGCGAAAGCCACATGGACGAACTCGCCGCTCTCGCCGGGATGGACCCGCTGCAGTTCCGTTTGAAGAACATCACAGACCCGCGCCTACGCGCGGCATTCGAAGTCGCGGCGCAAAAGTTTGGCTGGGGCAAGCAGGCGGCCACTCCAGAACGCGGCTTCGGCATCGCCGGAGGCTTTGAGAAAAACGGCTATCTGGCCACGTGCGCTGAAGTCGCCATTGACCGCGCGCGCGGGCAAGTCAGCATTGTGCGCGTAGTCGAGTCCTTTGACTGCGGCGCGGTTGTCAATCCCAACGGACTCAAGAACCAGATTGAAGGCTCCATTGTTCAGGGTCTGGGTGGAGCGTTGTTTGAGGCCATCCATTTTGACAACGGACGCGTGCTGAACCCGCATTTCAAGGACTACCGCGTGCCGCGCTTCCGCGATGTGCCCAAAATCGAAGTCGAGTTGATTGACCGCAAAGACGTTGCGCCGGCAGGCGCCGGGGAAACACCGCTCATGGGCCTGGCTCCGGCGGTAGCCGGCGCAATCTTCAGCGCAACCGGAATCCGTCTGCGCGGGCTGCCGTTGATGGCCAAACCGCTGGAGTTGAAAGGCTAG
- a CDS encoding HAD hydrolase-like protein, which yields MNNGHTDRQALLIDADDTLWETTVHFEHAIQQFIARLNHQSLSPQEVRLFLNQVERETIQERGYGAHSFAHSLTKCFERLAAEPVTPELHQFIAGFAHRIASSPIHPIPGVPETLGYLRRRGHHLIMMTKGDVHEQSGKIERSGMKEYFAAVEIVREKKAAAYKNVVAKYELALQTTWMIGNSPRSDINPALAAGINAVFVPNEHTWVLEKEEFETQSSDGRFLKVQRFADLRKHF from the coding sequence ATGAACAACGGCCATACAGACCGCCAGGCGCTGCTCATTGACGCCGACGACACGCTGTGGGAGACCACCGTCCATTTTGAACATGCCATCCAGCAGTTCATTGCGCGTCTGAACCACCAAAGCCTGTCGCCCCAGGAAGTCCGCCTGTTTCTGAATCAGGTGGAGCGGGAGACCATCCAGGAGCGCGGCTATGGCGCGCACAGTTTTGCCCACTCCCTGACCAAGTGCTTTGAGCGTCTGGCCGCGGAGCCGGTCACGCCGGAGTTGCACCAGTTCATCGCGGGATTCGCCCATCGCATTGCCAGCAGCCCCATCCATCCGATTCCCGGCGTGCCGGAAACGCTGGGCTACCTGCGCCGCCGCGGGCACCATCTGATCATGATGACCAAGGGCGACGTCCACGAGCAATCCGGCAAGATCGAGCGCTCCGGCATGAAAGAATATTTTGCCGCGGTGGAAATCGTCCGCGAGAAAAAGGCCGCGGCCTACAAGAACGTGGTCGCCAAATATGAACTGGCGCTGCAGACCACGTGGATGATCGGCAACAGTCCGCGCTCAGACATCAATCCGGCGCTGGCGGCCGGCATCAACGCCGTGTTTGTTCCCAATGAACACACCTGGGTGCTGGAAAAGGAAGAATTCGAGACCCAGTCGAGCGACGGGCGCTTCCTCAAAGTGCAGCGCTTCGCCGATCTGAGAAAGCATTTCTAG
- a CDS encoding putative toxin-antitoxin system toxin component, PIN family, whose amino-acid sequence MRVLLDVNILVRAHEGSHGPARALLLTLIEQGHTLLISDPMLIELAAVLRYPRIQVVYGLTEEQVYAYIQSLREVCEVVTVDDLLPAPIRDPKDVAVLQTAVIGEADVICTRDSDFYAAATRTFCATLGIEVCTDLELVTRIKRSP is encoded by the coding sequence TTGAGGGTTCTGCTCGACGTAAACATCCTGGTGCGGGCACATGAGGGCTCTCACGGACCTGCAAGGGCACTCCTGTTGACGCTAATTGAGCAGGGTCACACGCTGCTAATTAGTGATCCGATGCTCATTGAACTTGCTGCTGTTCTGCGCTATCCCAGAATTCAGGTTGTTTACGGACTTACAGAGGAGCAAGTCTACGCTTATATCCAGTCGCTTCGTGAAGTCTGCGAAGTTGTTACTGTGGACGACCTTCTGCCGGCGCCAATTCGCGATCCGAAAGACGTTGCCGTGCTTCAGACTGCAGTTATAGGGGAAGCTGATGTCATTTGCACCCGCGACTCGGACTTTTACGCAGCCGCGACCCGTACCTTCTGCGCCACATTGGGGATAGAAGTCTGCACTGACTTGGAACTAGTTACCAGGATCAAACGAAGCCCTTGA
- a CDS encoding selenium-binding family protein codes for MPKLLPDQSFYPSAKMAMEAAPEKLAYMVMLNEDAGSPDAMAVVDLDPASRTQGKIIHRIDMPNAGDELHHFGWNACSSCLCPHSPHPHMERRYLVVPGLRSSRIHILDTKPDPRKPVLTKVIEPDEVMKKSGYSRPHTSHCGPDGVYMNAIGSAEGKGPGGIFVLDPETFQIKGPWEADRGPQHLSYDFWWHLGHDTMITSEWGTPDMVENGVNPELLLGGKYGHALHVWDLDKRRHRQVLDLGAEHQMPLELRPAHDPAETYGFVGVVVSLKDLSASVWLWHHEGSNGNGSWKLRKVIEIPAEPAPAEKLPPLLQGFKAVPPFITDINLSLDDRFLYVSCWGTGELRQYDVSDPFNPVLTGTVRIGGMVSRQAHPRNPGRALNGGPQMVELSRDGKRVYLTNSLYRSWDDQFFPDGIRGWLTTVDANPNGGLSLDSGLFLETENFRPHQVHLQGGDASSDSYCFS; via the coding sequence ATGCCCAAGTTACTTCCCGACCAGAGTTTTTACCCATCGGCCAAAATGGCCATGGAAGCGGCCCCGGAAAAGCTGGCCTACATGGTCATGCTGAATGAAGATGCCGGCTCCCCTGACGCCATGGCGGTGGTGGACCTGGATCCGGCTTCCAGGACGCAAGGCAAAATCATCCACCGGATTGACATGCCCAACGCGGGCGACGAGCTGCATCACTTCGGCTGGAATGCCTGCAGTTCCTGCCTGTGTCCTCACTCGCCGCATCCCCACATGGAACGGCGTTACCTGGTAGTTCCCGGGTTAAGATCTTCCCGCATACACATCCTTGACACCAAGCCAGATCCCCGCAAGCCGGTGCTGACCAAGGTGATTGAGCCGGACGAAGTAATGAAAAAATCCGGCTACAGCCGTCCCCATACCTCGCACTGCGGGCCGGACGGCGTTTACATGAATGCCATCGGCTCCGCCGAGGGCAAAGGGCCGGGCGGAATCTTTGTTCTCGATCCTGAAACCTTCCAGATCAAGGGACCATGGGAAGCCGATCGCGGACCACAACACCTCTCGTACGACTTCTGGTGGCACCTGGGCCACGACACCATGATCACCAGCGAGTGGGGAACTCCCGACATGGTGGAGAACGGCGTGAACCCGGAACTGCTGCTGGGCGGCAAGTACGGACATGCGCTCCACGTCTGGGACCTGGACAAGCGGCGCCATCGCCAGGTGCTGGACCTGGGGGCGGAACACCAGATGCCGCTCGAACTGCGTCCGGCGCACGATCCCGCGGAAACTTACGGCTTCGTCGGCGTGGTGGTCTCACTCAAGGACCTCTCGGCCTCGGTTTGGCTGTGGCACCACGAGGGTTCCAACGGCAACGGCTCCTGGAAGCTCCGCAAAGTGATCGAGATTCCCGCGGAGCCGGCCCCGGCAGAGAAGCTGCCGCCACTGTTGCAGGGTTTCAAGGCTGTTCCACCGTTCATCACCGACATCAACCTCTCGCTCGACGACCGTTTCCTCTATGTTTCGTGCTGGGGCACGGGCGAACTGCGGCAGTATGACGTCTCTGATCCGTTCAATCCAGTGCTGACCGGTACGGTGCGGATCGGTGGCATGGTCAGCCGGCAGGCGCATCCGAGAAATCCCGGGCGCGCGCTGAACGGCGGACCGCAGATGGTGGAGCTGAGCCGTGACGGAAAACGCGTTTACCTGACCAACTCCCTGTACCGTTCCTGGGACGACCAGTTCTTTCCCGATGGAATTCGCGGATGGTTGACGACGGTTGACGCGAATCCCAACGGCGGATTGAGCCTGGACTCCGGGTTGTTCCTGGAGACGGAAAATTTTCGTCCGCACCAGGTACACCTGCAGGGCGGCGATGCATCGTCAGACTCGTACTGTTTCTCCTAA
- a CDS encoding patatin-like phospholipase family protein: MAPSITKHHGAAAMAELESLRHEFQAKAASEPRPQAFSSRVGVVLSGGGARGAYEAGALMAFQDAKVPTHIVTASSIGSINAASFAAHAEGLVGKAETLVRSWMELTPATLGIDWSRYIFLLAGLVAASAGAGNFIWEWMKEHGIYLHAHHPKFTWFALAAAGVAILFFADKLSYIGYVILNFLRGRNWDPDRRKAWVSLGANVLVWGFIVIFLVFTYVHLPIGGGRKFELNAPLPAVAVILAGIGLYKLFQEPLSKLSHSFLRLPLRTGLFPNFDRMKFLRARIPQDLLRKSEIRTIMTATDIEHGSARYFSNVPVDVLLKDPEVQEEFVRREVEQPSDLVHAAVASSAYTFTYEAVPMDGRVWTDGGIVSNQPILPALRLGADVLFLVLVTPLEGDDNTGEVKTFLDVGVHTVDILISKNFKSDIALLNNVNRLCSIYAAEMGVQPEQIELEIGKQHYRYVKSFNIAPEKSLPATALDFDGDIIGPIIVQGYKDAAKVIREFLDYEIARPPRESRRVVRLAAERPEGNFRLTVR, from the coding sequence ATGGCACCCAGCATAACGAAACACCACGGCGCCGCGGCCATGGCGGAACTGGAAAGCCTGCGTCATGAGTTCCAGGCCAAGGCGGCCTCGGAACCAAGGCCCCAGGCCTTTTCTTCGCGCGTGGGCGTAGTGCTTTCCGGCGGAGGCGCGCGCGGCGCGTATGAAGCCGGCGCTCTCATGGCTTTTCAAGACGCCAAGGTGCCCACGCACATCGTTACTGCCAGCTCCATCGGCAGCATCAATGCCGCATCGTTTGCCGCGCATGCAGAGGGCCTGGTAGGCAAGGCCGAAACTCTGGTCCGCTCCTGGATGGAACTCACTCCCGCCACGCTGGGCATTGACTGGTCGCGTTACATCTTTCTTCTTGCCGGACTGGTGGCGGCCTCCGCCGGCGCCGGCAATTTCATCTGGGAGTGGATGAAGGAGCACGGCATCTATCTGCACGCGCACCATCCCAAGTTCACCTGGTTTGCCCTGGCGGCGGCGGGAGTGGCCATTCTGTTTTTTGCCGACAAGCTCTCTTACATCGGCTACGTGATCCTGAATTTCCTGCGCGGGCGCAACTGGGACCCCGACCGCAGAAAAGCCTGGGTCTCCCTGGGCGCCAACGTGCTGGTGTGGGGATTCATCGTGATCTTCCTGGTGTTCACGTACGTGCATCTGCCCATCGGCGGCGGCAGAAAGTTTGAGTTGAACGCGCCCCTGCCCGCGGTGGCCGTGATCCTGGCGGGCATCGGGCTGTACAAGCTCTTTCAAGAGCCTCTCAGTAAGCTCAGCCATAGCTTTCTGCGCTTGCCGCTGCGCACCGGGTTGTTCCCCAACTTTGACCGCATGAAGTTTCTGCGCGCGCGCATTCCCCAGGACCTGCTGCGCAAATCAGAAATTCGCACCATCATGACCGCCACGGACATTGAGCATGGCTCGGCCCGCTATTTTTCCAACGTCCCCGTGGACGTGCTGCTGAAAGACCCGGAAGTGCAGGAAGAATTTGTCCGTCGCGAAGTGGAGCAGCCTTCTGACCTGGTGCACGCCGCGGTGGCGTCGTCGGCGTATACGTTTACCTATGAGGCCGTGCCCATGGACGGACGCGTGTGGACCGATGGCGGCATCGTCTCCAACCAGCCCATTCTGCCGGCGCTGCGCCTGGGCGCCGACGTGCTTTTCCTGGTGCTGGTGACGCCGCTCGAAGGCGACGACAATACCGGCGAGGTCAAGACGTTTCTTGACGTCGGCGTGCACACCGTGGACATTCTCATCTCCAAAAACTTCAAGTCCGATATCGCGCTGCTGAACAATGTCAACCGCCTCTGTTCCATCTACGCGGCGGAGATGGGCGTGCAGCCCGAGCAGATTGAGCTGGAGATCGGGAAGCAGCATTACCGTTACGTGAAATCGTTCAACATTGCGCCGGAAAAATCTCTGCCCGCGACGGCTCTGGATTTTGACGGCGACATCATCGGTCCCATCATCGTGCAGGGCTATAAAGACGCTGCCAAAGTGATTCGCGAATTTTTGGACTACGAGATCGCGCGACCGCCGCGCGAATCGCGACGCGTGGTGCGCCTGGCCGCCGAACGCCCGGAAGGAAATTTCCGGCTTACCGTGCGTTAA
- a CDS encoding MbtH family protein, whose translation MDPDRDDKTIYKVVINHEEQYSIWPVHRENPLGWNDAGKSGTKQECLDYIKEVWTDMRPLSLRKKLEQSGQK comes from the coding sequence ATGGACCCGGATCGCGATGACAAAACCATCTACAAAGTGGTGATCAACCACGAAGAGCAGTATTCCATCTGGCCCGTGCATCGGGAAAACCCGCTGGGCTGGAACGATGCCGGCAAGTCCGGCACCAAGCAAGAGTGCCTGGACTACATTAAGGAAGTGTGGACGGACATGCGTCCGCTGAGCCTAAGAAAGAAGCTGGAGCAGTCCGGGCAGAAATAA
- a CDS encoding alpha/beta fold hydrolase → MGFLLLFYDMARSASLYQFGPFQLDPAEHRLLRGGVEVGLQLKAFEILCLLVENAGRLIKKEDLLARIWPDTVVEENNLNKNVSLLRKALGESATGQAYIETVPRVGYRFVAAVSEIGSRQVKPAEASGALASTPRQKIQFCTTRDGVRLAYSSAGSGYPLVKSANWLNHLDYEWDSPLWKHWLAEMTKHHRLVRYDERGNGLSQWDVKEMSLELWVQDLETVVEAAGVEKFALLGISQGGAVAISYAIRHPERVSHLILLGAFSRGLSVRGTEKQIAGRRALQTLIRLDWGKNNPDFKSMFTNFYIPHNSTPEQQQWFNDLQRISASPENAARIMITLDEINVRDVLPKVSVPTLVFHGDRDRVIPAEEGRILAAEIPGARFVPLSTGNHILLADEPAWQVFLEELGAFLGWQNAQAG, encoded by the coding sequence ATGGGTTTTTTGTTACTTTTTTATGACATGGCGCGCAGCGCAAGTCTTTATCAGTTCGGACCATTTCAGCTCGATCCGGCAGAACACCGCCTGCTGCGCGGGGGCGTTGAGGTCGGGCTGCAGTTGAAGGCCTTTGAAATCCTGTGTTTGCTGGTGGAGAATGCGGGACGCCTGATCAAAAAAGAGGACCTGCTGGCGCGGATCTGGCCGGATACCGTGGTGGAGGAGAACAACCTCAACAAGAACGTGTCACTGCTGCGCAAGGCGCTGGGCGAGAGTGCCACCGGCCAGGCTTACATTGAAACCGTGCCGCGCGTGGGCTATCGCTTTGTCGCGGCAGTTTCGGAGATCGGTTCGCGGCAAGTCAAGCCTGCGGAAGCCAGCGGCGCCCTTGCATCCACGCCACGGCAAAAGATCCAATTTTGCACCACCCGCGACGGCGTACGGCTGGCCTACTCCAGCGCCGGCTCCGGATATCCGCTGGTCAAGTCCGCCAATTGGCTCAATCATCTGGACTACGAATGGGACAGCCCGCTGTGGAAGCATTGGCTCGCAGAAATGACGAAACATCACCGCCTGGTCCGCTACGACGAGCGTGGCAACGGCCTGTCACAATGGGACGTGAAGGAGATGTCGCTGGAACTTTGGGTCCAGGACCTGGAGACGGTGGTTGAGGCGGCCGGCGTTGAGAAATTTGCGCTCCTGGGAATCTCCCAGGGTGGAGCCGTGGCCATTAGCTATGCGATACGGCATCCAGAGCGAGTGAGCCATCTGATCCTGCTGGGTGCGTTCTCACGCGGCTTGAGCGTCCGCGGCACAGAAAAACAAATCGCGGGGCGGCGCGCACTGCAGACTTTGATACGGTTGGATTGGGGCAAGAACAATCCGGATTTCAAATCGATGTTCACGAATTTTTATATTCCCCACAATTCCACACCCGAACAACAGCAATGGTTCAATGATCTGCAGCGGATATCAGCGAGTCCGGAGAATGCCGCCCGCATCATGATAACGCTCGACGAGATCAACGTCCGAGACGTCTTGCCGAAGGTCTCCGTGCCCACCCTCGTCTTCCACGGCGACCGCGATCGCGTCATTCCCGCGGAAGAAGGGCGAATTCTGGCCGCCGAAATCCCCGGTGCGCGATTCGTCCCGCTCAGCACCGGCAATCATATTCTTCTCGCGGACGAACCAGCCTGGCAGGTGTTCCTGGAGGAACTGGGAGCATTCTTAGGATGGCAAAACGCGCAAGCAGGCTAA
- a CDS encoding alpha/beta fold hydrolase — MNLTVQNATIFMKDQGSGPPTLFLHGNPDSSILWRGVIAEMQSRFRCLAPDLPGFGHSSIPEGFDFSLESLAGFINDLLDAAGITEPVNLVVHDFGGIYGLAWAVRHPERVRRMAIMNTNFFSDYQWHIWARIWRTRFLGELSMMSMNERVFRASMRKGSPTMPEEHIRETYALLKWPVRKMVLQLYRATNPENYKGWEEKLPELTQRVPTCVLWGDRDPYIASTFAGRFGGQKVWHFAQNGHFLPVEAPKEVAEKIMGFFT; from the coding sequence ATGAACCTGACCGTACAGAACGCCACCATCTTCATGAAAGACCAGGGCAGCGGCCCGCCGACTCTGTTCCTCCATGGCAACCCGGATTCATCCATCCTGTGGCGCGGCGTGATCGCGGAGATGCAGTCGCGCTTCCGCTGCCTGGCACCCGACCTTCCGGGCTTCGGACATTCATCCATTCCTGAAGGGTTCGACTTCTCGCTGGAATCGCTCGCCGGGTTCATCAATGACTTGCTCGACGCCGCCGGCATCACTGAGCCGGTGAATCTGGTCGTCCACGATTTCGGCGGGATTTACGGGCTGGCCTGGGCGGTGCGGCATCCGGAACGCGTCCGCCGCATGGCCATCATGAACACCAATTTCTTCTCCGACTACCAGTGGCACATCTGGGCCAGGATTTGGCGCACGCGCTTCCTCGGCGAGCTGAGCATGATGAGCATGAACGAGCGCGTGTTTCGCGCTTCCATGCGCAAAGGTTCGCCGACCATGCCGGAAGAACACATCCGCGAGACCTACGCGCTCTTGAAATGGCCGGTGAGAAAGATGGTCTTGCAGCTTTATCGCGCAACCAACCCGGAAAACTACAAAGGATGGGAAGAGAAATTGCCGGAGCTCACCCAACGCGTGCCTACGTGCGTGCTGTGGGGCGATCGCGATCCGTACATTGCGTCCACGTTTGCCGGGCGTTTCGGCGGGCAGAAAGTCTGGCACTTCGCCCAGAACGGACACTTCCTTCCGGTGGAGGCTCCCAAAGAAGTGGCGGAGAAGATCATGGGGTTCTTTACGTAA
- a CDS encoding (2Fe-2S)-binding protein: MPTIHVLVNGSNHKVEALEEESLLSVLRNRLGLTGAKYGCGEGQCGACTVLVDGKPVRSCITDADFAVGKKVVTIEGLAPASSGHLSPLQQAFLDEEAFQCAYCTSGMIMSAHALLAKTPRPSDEDIVQYMNGNICRCGTYLRIMAAIRRAAEGVKHE, translated from the coding sequence ATGCCGACCATCCATGTGCTCGTGAACGGAAGCAACCACAAGGTTGAAGCTCTGGAAGAAGAGTCTCTGTTATCCGTCCTGCGCAACCGCCTGGGCCTGACTGGCGCCAAGTACGGCTGCGGCGAAGGCCAGTGCGGCGCCTGCACCGTGCTGGTGGACGGCAAGCCAGTCCGCTCCTGCATCACCGACGCGGACTTCGCCGTGGGCAAGAAGGTCGTGACCATCGAAGGACTGGCGCCGGCATCCAGCGGCCATCTCAGTCCGCTGCAGCAGGCCTTTTTGGACGAAGAAGCATTCCAATGCGCCTATTGCACTTCCGGCATGATCATGTCCGCGCACGCGCTGCTGGCGAAGACGCCCAGGCCTTCCGACGAAGACATTGTCCAGTACATGAACGGCAACATCTGCCGCTGCGGCACTTATCTGCGGATCATGGCCGCCATTCGCCGCGCCGCCGAAGGGGTCAAGCATGAATAA
- a CDS encoding phosphatase PAP2 family protein produces the protein MTNQPDLTLPDAEQAPPPTRLMEALLAGSLLTAGVSIFLFAWLSQEMLSGSFTRFDDAVRDWVHALASPSLTQLMIFISRLGYGFLIVELVAALGVFLWLRWRRGALWLTFTMAGALGLDLILKQAFHRTRPDAFFVSQPDSYSFPSGHALCSFCFYAVLAGLIADRVRYMPVRIGAGVAAAVVVAAIGFSRIYLGVHYPSDVLAGYLAAAVWVSSMLAADRVRKKVVPQIKKRRGRA, from the coding sequence GTGACCAACCAACCTGACCTGACTTTACCCGATGCCGAGCAAGCTCCGCCGCCAACGCGGCTGATGGAAGCGCTGCTCGCCGGCAGCCTGCTCACCGCAGGCGTGAGCATCTTCTTGTTTGCCTGGCTGTCGCAGGAAATGTTGAGCGGCTCGTTCACACGATTTGACGATGCGGTGCGTGACTGGGTACACGCGCTGGCTTCCCCGTCGCTCACGCAGCTCATGATCTTTATTTCCCGCCTGGGATACGGCTTCCTGATCGTGGAGCTGGTGGCGGCGTTGGGCGTCTTTCTGTGGCTGCGCTGGCGCCGTGGCGCGTTGTGGCTCACCTTTACCATGGCCGGAGCGCTGGGGCTGGACCTGATTCTGAAGCAGGCGTTCCATCGCACGCGACCCGACGCTTTCTTTGTGTCCCAACCTGACTCTTACAGTTTTCCCAGCGGCCACGCGTTGTGCTCGTTCTGCTTTTACGCGGTGCTGGCCGGACTGATCGCCGACCGCGTGCGCTACATGCCGGTGCGAATCGGCGCGGGCGTCGCGGCCGCGGTGGTGGTGGCGGCGATAGGATTTTCCCGCATCTATCTTGGCGTCCACTATCCCAGTGACGTGCTTGCCGGCTACCTGGCAGCAGCGGTCTGGGTGAGCAGCATGCTGGCAGCCGACCGCGTGCGCAAGAAGGTAGTCCCTCAGATCAAGAAGCGCCGCGGGCGCGCATAG